The Deltaproteobacteria bacterium HGW-Deltaproteobacteria-6 genome has a segment encoding these proteins:
- a CDS encoding lysine transporter LysE, with protein MNLFTIFASSFVIALSGALMPGPLLTATISESSQRGFIAGPLMIAGHAILELGLVIALLTGLAPFFQMPVVFVISALAGSAILLWMAFGMFRGLPSLSLSWEGQQKKLNYPVVSGILMSIGNPYWIIWWATIGVGYILYSRQFGLWGVAFFFAGHILADLVWYSLVAAAVTGGKHFLTDRLYRGLIALCAVFLVVFAGYFAYAGCIKLFTILS; from the coding sequence ATCAACCTGTTTACAATTTTTGCTTCTTCTTTTGTCATTGCCCTGTCCGGCGCTTTGATGCCGGGACCGCTCCTGACCGCGACGATCAGCGAAAGTTCGCAGCGTGGTTTTATTGCCGGGCCGTTGATGATTGCCGGCCATGCGATTTTGGAGCTGGGACTGGTCATTGCCCTGCTTACGGGACTGGCGCCTTTTTTTCAGATGCCGGTTGTTTTTGTGATCAGCGCCCTCGCCGGATCCGCCATTCTTTTGTGGATGGCGTTCGGTATGTTCCGCGGGCTGCCCTCCCTCAGCCTGTCCTGGGAAGGTCAACAAAAAAAGCTGAACTATCCGGTGGTCTCCGGCATCTTAATGAGCATCGGGAACCCTTACTGGATTATCTGGTGGGCGACCATTGGCGTGGGATATATTCTCTATTCCCGGCAGTTTGGCCTCTGGGGCGTGGCTTTTTTCTTTGCGGGGCATATTCTGGCCGATCTGGTGTGGTATTCACTGGTTGCAGCCGCAGTGACCGGGGGAAAACATTTTCTGACGGATCGCCTCTACCGCGGTCTTATTGCGCTGTGCGCCGTTTTTCTGGTGGTGTTTGCAGGCTATTTTGCTTACGCCGGTTGCATAAAGCTCTTTACAATCCTTTCCTGA